A part of Kitasatospora acidiphila genomic DNA contains:
- a CDS encoding alpha/beta fold hydrolase: MHQPAPSADLRHRTIEAPAGRLHLVEQGTGPLVLLVHGFPESWYSWRRQLPALAAAGYRAVALDVRGYGRSSKPAATDAYRMLDLVEDNVALVRALGEEKAVVVGHDWGSNIAAASALLHPEVFRAVGLLSVPYAPPGGPRPTDVFAQMGGDQEFYVSYFQEPGRAEAEMEPDLRGWLAGFYAAMSADTMPAQGEPDPHFVARTGGRMRDRFPGGKLPAWLTEDDLDVYAGEFERTGMTGALNRYRNMDRDWEDLAQYGGAPIKQPSLFIGGALDASTTWMADAIDAYPATLPALASTHILDGCGHWIQQERPEEVNRLLTAWLASLAG; the protein is encoded by the coding sequence ATGCACCAGCCCGCGCCGTCCGCCGACCTGCGCCACCGCACCATCGAGGCACCCGCCGGGCGCCTGCACCTGGTCGAGCAGGGCACCGGACCGCTGGTCCTGCTCGTCCACGGCTTCCCCGAGTCCTGGTACTCCTGGCGCCGCCAACTCCCGGCCCTCGCGGCGGCGGGGTACCGGGCCGTGGCGCTCGACGTGCGCGGCTACGGCCGCTCCTCCAAGCCGGCCGCGACGGACGCCTACCGGATGCTCGACCTAGTGGAGGACAACGTCGCCCTGGTGCGCGCCCTGGGCGAGGAGAAGGCGGTGGTCGTCGGGCACGACTGGGGCTCCAACATCGCGGCTGCCTCCGCCCTGCTCCACCCCGAGGTCTTCCGCGCCGTCGGACTGCTGAGCGTCCCCTACGCGCCGCCCGGCGGCCCCCGCCCCACCGACGTCTTCGCGCAGATGGGCGGCGACCAGGAGTTCTACGTCTCGTACTTCCAGGAGCCCGGCCGGGCCGAAGCAGAGATGGAGCCCGACCTCCGGGGCTGGCTCGCGGGCTTCTACGCGGCCATGTCCGCCGACACCATGCCCGCCCAGGGCGAGCCCGACCCGCACTTCGTGGCCCGCACCGGCGGCCGGATGCGCGACCGCTTCCCCGGCGGCAAGCTGCCCGCCTGGCTGACCGAGGACGACCTCGACGTGTACGCCGGGGAGTTCGAGCGCACCGGCATGACCGGGGCCCTCAACCGCTACCGCAACATGGACCGCGACTGGGAGGACCTCGCCCAGTACGGCGGAGCCCCGATCAAGCAGCCGTCCCTGTTCATCGGCGGCGCCCTGGACGCTTCCACGACCTGGATGGCCGACGCGATCGACGCCTACCCGGCCACCCTCCCCGCCCTGGCCTCCACCCACATCCTGGACGGCTGCGGGCACTGGATCCAGCAGGAGCGTCCCGAGGAGGTCAACCGCCTGCTGACCGCCTGGCTCGCCTCCCTCGCGGGCTGA